One window from the genome of Gambusia affinis linkage group LG14, SWU_Gaff_1.0, whole genome shotgun sequence encodes:
- the LOC122843528 gene encoding serine/threonine-protein phosphatase 6 regulatory ankyrin repeat subunit A isoform X2: MCVCERLFLMRSERASRVCIVVLEEVEEDEPCPSSPPPRPKASHRVSGRAVAQDDKPSLLRAIFNVDPDEVRSLIFKKEDVNVQDNEKRTPLHAAAYLGDAEIIELLILSGARVNAKDNKWLTPLHRAVASCSEDAVTVLLKHSADVNARDKNWQTPLHVAASNKAVRCAEALVPLLSNVNVSDRAGRTALHHAAFSGHVEMVKLLLSRGANINAFDKKDRRAIHWAAYMGHLEVVKLLVASGAEVDCKDKKAYTPLHAAASSGMSSTVHYLLSLGVHVNEVNAYGNTPLHLACYNGQDVVVGELIEAGASVNQVNERGFSALHFASSSRQGALCQELLLAHGACINLKSKDGKTPLHMAATHGRFSCSQALIQNGAEIDCEDRSRNTALHIAARYGHELIITSLIKDGASTAKSVMLTFSHLRGIHGMLPLHLAALSGFSDCCRKLLSSGFVIDTPDDFGRTCLHAAAAGGNLECLNLLLNTGADFNRKDNFGRAPLHYASANCNYQCVFALVGSGASVNDLDQNSCSPLHYAAAADREGKCVEYLLRNDADPGVKDRQGYNAVHYASAYGRTLCLELIASVRPLDVLMETSGTDILRDSDSQAPLSPLHLAAYHGHCGALDVLLVSLLDVDVRSPDGRTPLSLACSRGHQECVSLLLHHGASPMTRDYIYKKTALHAAAMNGHPECLHLLLSSNNQHINVDAQDNNRQTPLMLAVLNGHTECVYSLLNQGACVETQDRWGRTALHRGAATGQDECVEALLQRGASVCVKDTRGRTSLHLASACGHVGVLGTLLQTTPPSLPHLTDSQGYTPLHWACYNGYDACVEVLLDHEAFRKIKGNSFSPLHCAVMNDNEGVAEMLIDCLGANIVNTSDSKGRTPLHAAAFSDHVECISLLLSHGAQANAVDALAHKTPLMMAALNGQTNAVEVLVSSGKTDLSLQDVDRNTALHLACSKGHETSALLILEKISDRNLINCTNAALQTPLHVAARMGLTVVVQELLGKGASVLAVDENGYTPALACAPNRDVADCLALILNSMMPASPMVTIAAIPALSLTQAVINHHPTSNHVSKGVAFDTPPSLRPDHASYCRPERPLSSVSADDELNDSDSETY, encoded by the exons CCATCTCTGCTGAGAGCCATCTTCAACGTGGACCCAGACGAAGTTCGCTCCCTTATCTTTAAGAAAGAGGATGTCAACGTTCAG GACAACGAGAAGCGAACCCCTCTTCACGCTGCAGCCTACCTCGGAGACGCTGAGATTATTGAGCTGCTCATCCTTTCAG GAGCCAGGGTTAATGCCAAAGATAACAAGTGGTTGACTCCTCTACACCGAGCTGTGGCTTCTTGTAGCGAG GATGCGGTGACGGTGCTGCTAAAGCACAGCGCAGACGTAAACGCTCGGGACAAGAACTGGCAGACGCCGCTTCACGTAGCAGCCAGCAACAAGGCGGTCCGCTGCGCCGAAGCTCTGGTGCCGCTGCTGAGCAACGTCAACGTATCGGACCGTGCGGGACGCACCGCGCTGCACCACGCTGCCTTCAGTGGCCATGTAGAG atGGTGAAGCTGCTGCTCTCCAGAGGAGCCAACATTAATGCGTTTGACAAGAAGGACAGGAGAGCCATCCACTGGGCAGCCTACATGG GTCACCTGGAGGTTGTTAAGTTGCTGGTGGCCAGTGGAGCCGAGGTCGACTGTAAGGACAAGAAAGCTTACACGCCGCTTCATGCAGCCGCCTCCAGTGGCATGAGCAGCACAGTGCACTACCTGCTGAGCCTGGGTGTCCAT GTGAACGAGGTTAATGCCTATGGCAACACGCCGCTCCATTTGGCCTGCTACAACGGACAGGACGTGGTGGTTGGCGAGCTCATCGAGGCAGGAGCGAGCGTAAATCAA GTAAACGAGAGAGGCTTTTCTGCACTTCACTTCGCTTCGTCTTCACGCCAAGGTGCGCTGTgccaggagctgctgctggcccaCGGAGCATGCATCAACTTGAAG AGTAAGGATGGTAAGACTCCGCTTCACATGGCAGCTACACATGGGCGCTTCTCCTGCTCCCAGGCCCTCATTCAAAATG GAGCTGAGATCGACTGTGAAGACAGAAGCAGGAACACTGCCCTTCACATCGCAGCCCGCTACGGCCATGAGCTCATCATCACGTCGCTCATCAAAGATGGAGCCAGCACGGCCAAGTCAGTTATGCTGACATTTAgccatct gaGAGGCATTCACGGGATGTTACCGCTACACCTGGCAGCTCTCAGCGGCTTCTCCGATtgctgcaggaagctgctgtCCTCAG GATTTGTCATAGACACCCCCGATGACTTTGGAAGGACCTGTCTGCATGCAGCTGCAGCCGGAGG aaacctGGAGTGTCTGAACCTGCTGTTGAACACAGGAGCCGACTTCAACAGGAAGGACAACTTTGGCAG GGCTCCGCTACACTACGCATCAGCCAACTGTAACTAccagtgtgtgtttgctctGGTGGGCTCTGGGGCCAGTGTTAACGATCTGGATCAGAACAGCTGCAGCCCTTTGCACTACGCGGCGGCTGCCGACAGGGAGGGAAA ATGTGTGGAGTACCTGCTGAGGAACGATGCAGACCCAGGCGTGAAGGACAGGCAGGGTTACAACGCCGTGCACTACGCCTCTGCCTACGGCCGCACACTCTGTCTGGAACTG ATCGCAAGTGTGAGACCGCTTGATGTG ttaaTGGAGACCTCAGGAACCGACATCCTGAGGGACTCAGACAGTCAGGCCCCTCTAAGTCCACTCCATCTGGCG GCTTACCACGGACACTGCGGGGCGCTGGACGTTCTCCTGGTATCCCTGCTGGACGTGGACGTGCGCAGCCCGGACGGACGCACCCCGCTAAGTTTAGCCTGCTCCAGGGGCCACCAGGAATGCGTGTCCCTGCTGCTCCATCACGGAGCCTCCCCCATGACCCGCGACTATATATACAAAAAGACAGCCTTACATGCTGCAG ctaTGAATGGCCACCCAGAGTGCCTGCACCTGCTTCTGAGCAGCAACAATCAACACATCAATGTGGATGCACAGGACAACAACAGACA GACTCCCCTGATGTTGGCAGTGCTGAACGGACACACAGAGTGTGTGTACTCTCTGCTCAATCAAGGAGCCTGTGTGGAGACTCAGGACCGTTGGGGTCGGACAGCCCTGCACCGCGGG GCTGCCACAGGCCAGGATGAGTGTGTGGAGGCCCTCCTCCAGCGAGGGGCCAGCGTGTGTGTGAAGGACACCCGGGGCCGCACCTCGCTGCACCTGGCTTCGGCTTGTGGCCACGTGGGGGTCCTGGGAACTCTCCTGCAGACCAcgcccccctccctccctcacCTCACAGACAGCCAAGGCTACACGCCGTTACACTGGGCCTGCTATAACG GTTATGATGCATGTGTGGAGGTTTTGTTGGATCATGAGGCATTCAGGAAGATCAAGGGAAACTCCTTCAGCCCGCTGCACTGTGCTGT TATGAATGATAACGAGGGCGTGGCCGAGATGCTAATCGACTGCCTGGGTGCAAACATCGTCAACACCTCGGACTCCAAGGGAAG AACCCCCCTCCATGCTGCTGCGTTTTCCGACCACGTGGAGTGCATTTCCCTTCTCCTGAGCCACGGCGCTCAAGCTAACGCTGTCGACGCGCTCGCACACAAAACACCGCTGATGATGGCAGCTCTGAACGGACAGACCAACGCTGTGG AGGTGCTGGTGAGCAGTGGGAAAACAGACTTGTCCCTGCAGGATGTAGACAGGAACACGGCTCTGCATCTGGCTTGTAGCAAA GGCCACGAAACGAGTGCGTTGTTGATCCTCGAGAAGATCAGCGACAGGAACCTGATCAACTGCACCAATGCTGCTCTCCAGAC GCCGCTGCACGTAGCAGCCAGGATGGGGCTAACCGTGGTGGTCCAGGAGCTGCTGGGAAAAGGAGCCAGCGTTTTGGCGGTGGATGAGAACG GCTACACTCCAGCTTTGGCTTGCGCTCCGAATCGCGACGTAGCCGACTGCTTGGCCCTCATCCTCAACTCGATGATGCCCGCCTCCCCCATGGTGACGATCGCCGCCATTCCCGCTTTGTCTCTCACCCAGGCGGTGATTAACCACCACCCGACCTCAAACCACGTCTCCAAAGGAGTTGCGTTCGATACTCCACCGTCTCTGAGACCTGACCACGCCTCATACTGCAGGCCAGAGAGGCCGCTGTCCTCCGTTTCCGCGGACGACGAACTGAACGACTCGGACTCGGAGACCTACTGA
- the LOC122843528 gene encoding serine/threonine-protein phosphatase 6 regulatory ankyrin repeat subunit A isoform X3 — protein MCVCERLFLMRSERASRVCIVVLEEVEEDEPCPSSPPPRPKASHRVSGRAVAQDDKPSLLRAIFNVDPDEVRSLIFKKEDVNVQDNEKRTPLHAAAYLGDAEIIELLILSGARVNAKDNKWLTPLHRAVASCSEDAVTVLLKHSADVNARDKNWQTPLHVAASNKAVRCAEALVPLLSNVNVSDRAGRTALHHAAFSGHVEMVKLLLSRGANINAFDKKDRRAIHWAAYMGHLEVVKLLVASGAEVDCKDKKAYTPLHAAASSGMSSTVHYLLSLGVHVNEVNAYGNTPLHLACYNGQDVVVGELIEAGASVNQVNERGFSALHFASSSRQGALCQELLLAHGACINLKSKDGKTPLHMAATHGRFSCSQALIQNGAEIDCEDRSRNTALHIAARYGHELIITSLIKDGASTAKRGIHGMLPLHLAALSGFSDCCRKLLSSGFVIDTPDDFGRTCLHAAAAGGNLECLNLLLNTGADFNRKDNFGRAPLHYASANCNYQCVFALVGSGASVNDLDQNSCSPLHYAAAADREGKCVEYLLRNDADPGVKDRQGYNAVHYASAYGRTLCLELIASVRPLDVLMETSGTDILRDSDSQAPLSPLHLAAYHGHCGALDVLLVSLLDVDVRSPDGRTPLSLACSRGHQECVSLLLHHGASPMTRDYIYKKTALHAAAMNGHPECLHLLLSSNNQHINVDAQDNNRQTPLMLAVLNGHTECVYSLLNQGACVETQDRWGRTALHRGAATGQDECVEALLQRGASVCVKDTRGRTSLHLASACGHVGVLGTLLQTTPPSLPHLTDSQGYTPLHWACYNGYDACVEVLLDHEAFRKIKGNSFSPLHCAVMNDNEGVAEMLIDCLGANIVNTSDSKGRTPLHAAAFSDHVECISLLLSHGAQANAVDALAHKTPLMMAALNGQTNAVEVLVSSGKTDLSLQDVDRNTALHLACSKGHETSALLILEKISDRNLINCTNAALQTPLHVAARMGLTVVVQELLGKGASVLAVDENGYTPALACAPNRDVADCLALILNSMMPASPMVTIAAIPALSLTQAVINHHPTSNHVSKGVAFDTPPSLRPDHASYCRPERPLSSVSADDELNDSDSETY, from the exons CCATCTCTGCTGAGAGCCATCTTCAACGTGGACCCAGACGAAGTTCGCTCCCTTATCTTTAAGAAAGAGGATGTCAACGTTCAG GACAACGAGAAGCGAACCCCTCTTCACGCTGCAGCCTACCTCGGAGACGCTGAGATTATTGAGCTGCTCATCCTTTCAG GAGCCAGGGTTAATGCCAAAGATAACAAGTGGTTGACTCCTCTACACCGAGCTGTGGCTTCTTGTAGCGAG GATGCGGTGACGGTGCTGCTAAAGCACAGCGCAGACGTAAACGCTCGGGACAAGAACTGGCAGACGCCGCTTCACGTAGCAGCCAGCAACAAGGCGGTCCGCTGCGCCGAAGCTCTGGTGCCGCTGCTGAGCAACGTCAACGTATCGGACCGTGCGGGACGCACCGCGCTGCACCACGCTGCCTTCAGTGGCCATGTAGAG atGGTGAAGCTGCTGCTCTCCAGAGGAGCCAACATTAATGCGTTTGACAAGAAGGACAGGAGAGCCATCCACTGGGCAGCCTACATGG GTCACCTGGAGGTTGTTAAGTTGCTGGTGGCCAGTGGAGCCGAGGTCGACTGTAAGGACAAGAAAGCTTACACGCCGCTTCATGCAGCCGCCTCCAGTGGCATGAGCAGCACAGTGCACTACCTGCTGAGCCTGGGTGTCCAT GTGAACGAGGTTAATGCCTATGGCAACACGCCGCTCCATTTGGCCTGCTACAACGGACAGGACGTGGTGGTTGGCGAGCTCATCGAGGCAGGAGCGAGCGTAAATCAA GTAAACGAGAGAGGCTTTTCTGCACTTCACTTCGCTTCGTCTTCACGCCAAGGTGCGCTGTgccaggagctgctgctggcccaCGGAGCATGCATCAACTTGAAG AGTAAGGATGGTAAGACTCCGCTTCACATGGCAGCTACACATGGGCGCTTCTCCTGCTCCCAGGCCCTCATTCAAAATG GAGCTGAGATCGACTGTGAAGACAGAAGCAGGAACACTGCCCTTCACATCGCAGCCCGCTACGGCCATGAGCTCATCATCACGTCGCTCATCAAAGATGGAGCCAGCACGGCCAA gaGAGGCATTCACGGGATGTTACCGCTACACCTGGCAGCTCTCAGCGGCTTCTCCGATtgctgcaggaagctgctgtCCTCAG GATTTGTCATAGACACCCCCGATGACTTTGGAAGGACCTGTCTGCATGCAGCTGCAGCCGGAGG aaacctGGAGTGTCTGAACCTGCTGTTGAACACAGGAGCCGACTTCAACAGGAAGGACAACTTTGGCAG GGCTCCGCTACACTACGCATCAGCCAACTGTAACTAccagtgtgtgtttgctctGGTGGGCTCTGGGGCCAGTGTTAACGATCTGGATCAGAACAGCTGCAGCCCTTTGCACTACGCGGCGGCTGCCGACAGGGAGGGAAA ATGTGTGGAGTACCTGCTGAGGAACGATGCAGACCCAGGCGTGAAGGACAGGCAGGGTTACAACGCCGTGCACTACGCCTCTGCCTACGGCCGCACACTCTGTCTGGAACTG ATCGCAAGTGTGAGACCGCTTGATGTG ttaaTGGAGACCTCAGGAACCGACATCCTGAGGGACTCAGACAGTCAGGCCCCTCTAAGTCCACTCCATCTGGCG GCTTACCACGGACACTGCGGGGCGCTGGACGTTCTCCTGGTATCCCTGCTGGACGTGGACGTGCGCAGCCCGGACGGACGCACCCCGCTAAGTTTAGCCTGCTCCAGGGGCCACCAGGAATGCGTGTCCCTGCTGCTCCATCACGGAGCCTCCCCCATGACCCGCGACTATATATACAAAAAGACAGCCTTACATGCTGCAG ctaTGAATGGCCACCCAGAGTGCCTGCACCTGCTTCTGAGCAGCAACAATCAACACATCAATGTGGATGCACAGGACAACAACAGACA GACTCCCCTGATGTTGGCAGTGCTGAACGGACACACAGAGTGTGTGTACTCTCTGCTCAATCAAGGAGCCTGTGTGGAGACTCAGGACCGTTGGGGTCGGACAGCCCTGCACCGCGGG GCTGCCACAGGCCAGGATGAGTGTGTGGAGGCCCTCCTCCAGCGAGGGGCCAGCGTGTGTGTGAAGGACACCCGGGGCCGCACCTCGCTGCACCTGGCTTCGGCTTGTGGCCACGTGGGGGTCCTGGGAACTCTCCTGCAGACCAcgcccccctccctccctcacCTCACAGACAGCCAAGGCTACACGCCGTTACACTGGGCCTGCTATAACG GTTATGATGCATGTGTGGAGGTTTTGTTGGATCATGAGGCATTCAGGAAGATCAAGGGAAACTCCTTCAGCCCGCTGCACTGTGCTGT TATGAATGATAACGAGGGCGTGGCCGAGATGCTAATCGACTGCCTGGGTGCAAACATCGTCAACACCTCGGACTCCAAGGGAAG AACCCCCCTCCATGCTGCTGCGTTTTCCGACCACGTGGAGTGCATTTCCCTTCTCCTGAGCCACGGCGCTCAAGCTAACGCTGTCGACGCGCTCGCACACAAAACACCGCTGATGATGGCAGCTCTGAACGGACAGACCAACGCTGTGG AGGTGCTGGTGAGCAGTGGGAAAACAGACTTGTCCCTGCAGGATGTAGACAGGAACACGGCTCTGCATCTGGCTTGTAGCAAA GGCCACGAAACGAGTGCGTTGTTGATCCTCGAGAAGATCAGCGACAGGAACCTGATCAACTGCACCAATGCTGCTCTCCAGAC GCCGCTGCACGTAGCAGCCAGGATGGGGCTAACCGTGGTGGTCCAGGAGCTGCTGGGAAAAGGAGCCAGCGTTTTGGCGGTGGATGAGAACG GCTACACTCCAGCTTTGGCTTGCGCTCCGAATCGCGACGTAGCCGACTGCTTGGCCCTCATCCTCAACTCGATGATGCCCGCCTCCCCCATGGTGACGATCGCCGCCATTCCCGCTTTGTCTCTCACCCAGGCGGTGATTAACCACCACCCGACCTCAAACCACGTCTCCAAAGGAGTTGCGTTCGATACTCCACCGTCTCTGAGACCTGACCACGCCTCATACTGCAGGCCAGAGAGGCCGCTGTCCTCCGTTTCCGCGGACGACGAACTGAACGACTCGGACTCGGAGACCTACTGA